DNA sequence from the Chamaesiphon minutus PCC 6605 genome:
TGACGGTCGGCGGGTGACAGCCAGATCTAAAGGCAAAGTCGAAAGACCATTTCGGACAGTCAAAGAAGCTCACGAAACGCTCTATCATTTCCAGCAACCACAGACTGAAATAGAGGCAAACCAGTGGCTTCATCGATATCTACTCAATTACAACGACCAGTCCCATCGTTCGGAACCTCACTCTAGATTAGAAGACTGGCTGGCAAATATTCCCAAGGGCGGACTCCGCGCTATGTGTAGTTGGGAGCGGTTCTGTACCTTTGCGCGTGAACCGCAACGGCGAAAAGTGGGTGGGGATGCCAGAGTCTCAGTTGAAGGTGTGGCTTATGAAGTAGATCCAGATCTGGCAGGTGAAACGGTAATTCTGTGGTGGGGTTTGTTCGATAATGAACTATACGTTGAAAGAGATGAACAGCGGTATGGGCCATTTTATCCAGTAGATGGGCCGATTCCATTGCATCGGTATCGGAAGTTCAAGAAAACTCGCACTCAGGAACGAGCCGACCGAATTGCTACTTTGGCGAAACAGTTAGATCTTCCTCGTGCAGCTCTGGCTGGGAATACCGATCTTCGGGTGGTCGAGGAGCGAGATTCTAGTCCAGCATTGCCCTTGAACCCGTTTCAAGATCCCGACCCTTATCGAGAATTTGCTTATCCAACAACCTTAATGGCAAAGCTGGCGATTGCTGATTATTTAGGTCAACCATTAGCCAAACTTGCGGTCGAACATCGAGAATTTATCGCCGCTTTAGTTGAGGAAACTTTGACTAAGAAGGTTATTTTAGAACGAGTTCGAGCATATTTTCAATTACAAATCAGGGGTGAAGCAAATGCTGACTGAAGTAGCGATCCATTTTGGCTTGGACAAGGAGTTTAGACAGGCAGGATATCATGAGACTGCCGCTCAAAAACAGCTATTGCAAGATCTCAAGATTGCCGCTCAATCTGGTTCATTAGTGGCTTTAACGGGAATTATCGGCAGTGGGAAAACGACAACATTACGCCGCTTGTTTACGGTGTTAATGAAAGAGAATAAGATTCTAGTTTCTAAGTCAATCTCAATTGAGAAGAATCGGTCTACGATGACAACGTTGATTTCTGCGCTGTTTTATGATTTATCGACTGATGATAAAGAGGTAAAGATTCCGGCATCAGGAGAAAAGCGCGAGCGGGATTTACGGGACTTGATTAAGAAGCGGAAGAAACCCGTTGTCTTATTCGTAGATGAAGCACACGATCTACATTACAGCACGCTCAAAGGATTGAAGCGGCTGATAGAAATGGTTGAAGATGGCGGTGGACTTCTCTCAGTTCTACTGGCGGGTCATCCCAAGTTAAAAAATGATTTACGTCGTCCGACGATGGAAGAGATCGGCTCTCGGTCTACGATTTTGACTTTGGAGGGGATGGTAGGAAGTCAAAGAGAATATATCACTTGGTTGATTGATGTTTGTGGATCTGAGGAAACTAAGCTCTCAGATGTGTTGACGGTTGAGGCAGTTGACATCCTCAGTGAACGATTGAGAACTCCACTCCAAATCCAACAGCATTTGATGCTGGCAATGGAGGCTGCTTATCAGGCTGGTGAAAAGCCTGTGACTGGGGCGATTGTGGAATCGGTACTATCGAAACAAATTGATGATTTGGAGCCAAAGTTGACGCGACATGGTTACGATCTGCGGGGCTTGGCAGATCAGTTTCATGCCAAACCAGCAGAGATTAAGTTGTTCTTTCGGGGTCAACTCGATCCGGCTCGGACGAAGGAGTTAACCGACCAGATGTTGATGGCTGGGTTGCCAATCTGATTCTATAGCTTGGTTTTAGCCGCTGAATTTATAGTTGCAGTTAATGTGGGTCGGAACGGATGATTGTGGGTTGGTTGCAATTAATCTGGGTTCAGTTGCAGTTAATTCGGGTTGGAACCACCGGATAGTTGCAGTTAATTCGGGTTCGATTTTACGATGATTGCGGGTTTGATGATTTATGATTGCGGGTCGCTACAGTTAGTTATTGGCGAGCCGATCGGAGATCGACAGACAACTTTAACAAACTTCAGTCGCAAATCATCAATTCTCAATAGTCCGGACAGATTTAGGGAGCCAGAGAGCCATACTGGAGAAGGAGATCGTAGTTAGGATGGGATTTAATGAAAGTCGGGTCAAGTCCTAACATGGAAATAAACCGCTCAAGTAGATGTCCATTGAGTGCGAGCCGCTTGTAAGTTGCCATTGAAAAAGATTGCCGTTGTGAACCTTCACCAGTATCCGACTGAGTTTGTTGTTGCTCAAGCTTGGCAATGTTAAGAGCTGCTAGGGACGCATTGAAATGAAAATCCAGCGATTGTTGTTGGCGGGATTGGCAGTCGCAAAGCCCCGTAAATTGTTTAGCATCACGAAAAATGAACTCGATTTGAAAGCGGGATTTGTAGTACTCGTATAGACGGATTGGCGTGATGGTCGTGTCCGTAGAAAAAAGCAACGCCACTCGCTGCTTGTCGGGATTGCGTTGGTCAACCAAATAAACGATGCGGATTTGGCGTTTGAGTGAGACATGCCAAACCACTTGGCTATACATTTTGGTGCCATCAGCCAACTCACCACTTAATTCCAGTCGAGACAAATCACTTAAATCTACCTTGCCATCATACTTACGTGGCGCACCTTTCGGCTTTTGCTCTCCAGTGTAGCAATAGCGAAGATCGGCATCAATCCGTAATTTACTGACTAAATGGAGGTCTAGCGCAACGACCCCATCGACAACAGATTTTTTGCTATAAAAGCTGTCTGCGGTTAGATACTTAACGGCGGTGGGAAAATGGGCACGAGCTGTTTTGAGTTGTTCCAGATAGCCTTTGACTCGCTCAGAAATTACTGGTTCTGTTTTCGCTTTGGCTTTGGCTTTGGCTTTGGCTTTGGACTTCGATTTACGTTTCTTCTTTGCTGTTGGTTGTGCTGATGGAATCGGTTGGCGTTCTGTTTTTGCTGTTTGTTGCACCGAGAGCGTATAACCTTGATGGGCCATCACGTCTACCACTGAAATCACGGAAATTTCTAACCCTTTTTGGGATTTACTGATACTACCATTGTAGAAATTGTCCACTCCCCATGTCTGCTTTCCACTTTTGCTGATAAATGAGCAGTCAATCGCTGCAATCTGCTCTCTACTTGGTTCAATCGCTGCTGCGATCGTCTGTGCATGGAAAGGAATGAAATCGAATGATTTTTGGTAGTGGCGACGATATGTTCGTTCGCTATACTCTCCATACCGACTGAGATTTGTGAAATTCGCCTTGCCACATACCACAAACAATGTTACAAATAGACTGGCCAAGAACTGGCGTTGCGGTTTGCTAAATTACCCACTTTTATAAGTAGGTTCTGTACAATATCCATAGAGCGATTCATCTTGTACTTGGTTTCTACTTGTACTTTAAGCGATGAATCGCTTTTTTTGTGGCGACCTGCCAAGGCATCGCTTCGCTATCGATCATTTTTCTTCTCAAAAGGTGTCCGGAGTATTGAATTCTGATGCCGAGTCAATAACGTTTCGACTAACCTTTGAGCCGTTTTCAACCGTTCTGGATCGTCTGACTGTGCAACCCATGCGGCTAACTCATTGAGCGAACCATTCACCAAATGAGCAAAGCCCTCAGGATCGATCGTGTTCAGTTTTCCCTCATCGACGACCCTCTGAATTGACTCATAGAGCAACCCAAACCCATACTGGTCAAACTCAACTAAGGTATCTGCTGCCAACACTGCTGGAGCTTCAATAAATACTAAACGCCGCAAACCCTCTTGTTGTGCAATTTCTAAAAACGCCTGACAGCCAATCACTAACTGCTCCCAAGGATCGTCTAGCGGCTGTACCTTGGTGCTGATGTAGTTAGCCATGTCGCTATATGCTTCGGCAACGACAGCCTTGAAGACTCCCAGCTTATCGTTGAATTGGTGATACAACGCTCCGCGAGTAATTCCCAGTTCGCCGATCATCTCCTCAGTTCCAGCGGCTGCATATCCTTTTGTCGCAAATAGATGACGCGCTCGATCGAGAATAGCACGGCGGGTACGTTGGGTTTGTTCAGCTTTGGTCAATTTGGCAGACATAGCAGCTTATTTATATTTAACATTCATACAGTATGTATCTTGACAACGAGGCGGTTGATTCTCTATCTTGGATACATACAGATTGTATCTTTTGTTAGGAGAACATTGATGTCATTCAAGACGATTCTTGTTGCTGGTGCAAGCCGTGGCATTGGGCTTGCCGTTGCTGAACATTTAGCATCTCAATGCGATCGCTTGCTAGCAGTTTCGCGCACTGAGTCACCGATCGGGGAGTGGGTTCAGGCAGATTTGTCTGATCTAGAAGGTGTGGAAACGGTCGCAAAGGCGATCGGGGAAGATTCTTTAGATGCACTACTATACATGGGAGGCACTTGGGAAACTCATGCATTTACTAGCCAATATCGTTTTGAAGATTGCACCGATGCGGACATTGCCCAAGTGATTGCGGTAAATTTAGTCGCTCCGATTCGGTTGGTGAAAGCCTTGCTGCCTGCTTTGCGACGATCGGACAATCCAAAAATTGTGTTCATGGGTGCGCTCTCTGGTCGAGACAATTTTCCAGGGCGAGAAGTTGCCAATAGTGCATCTAAGTTTGGGTTACGGGGTGTGGTGCATTCATTGCGCGAAGAATTGCGATCGCAGCAAATCGGTGTCACGGTAATTAACCCTGGTAATGTTGGCACACCTGAAGTCCTAGCCGATCTTGCAGCAGATAATCTGTCCGGTGGGGAAGCACTTCCACTAAGCGATCTTTTGAGTATTATTGATTGCATTCTCTCCTTGTCACGGGCGACTTGTATCAAGGAAATTGACGTACCTGCAATGTTAGGTGAGGGGGCTTGATGAATAGCACCGATCGATATGCTGGTTGGTGGCTGGAGTAGTCTATGTCCGGTGATTGCGAACGTTGGGCGGCTGTCGGTTGAATCGGATGTGCCGATAGACAAACCGCTCGATCGAAGCATCTTCTTAATCGGAGGAGAATAAAATATGCCTTTCTACAACGGAATAGTGACAAGCAAACTTCTAGAGTCAAAAGAGTTTTACACGAAAAATTTGGGGTTTTCGGTCAAGTTTGAAAACGAGTGGTTCGTTCTGCTTGAGCTTGACGGACGCGAACTCGCTTTTATGCAGCCGAATTTGGAGTTTCAAAATCAGATATTTCGCGGTGAATATGGCGGCAAAGGGCTTTGGTTGACGGTTGAAGTCGCTGATGTCGAAGCTGAATATCAACGCATTCAAAACTTAGGCATCCCCATCGTCGTCGAGCTTCGACAGGAAGATTGGGGCGAAACGCATTTTTCGATTGCCGATCCGAACGGAATCGGCGTTGACTTTGTGAAATACACAGCACCGGAATCAAAGTAGTTTGAATGTATTTGTCAGGGTTCGACATCAAACTAACTTGCCTCTTAATCGATTGCATTCATCCAGTAGCAGATCGAGTTCCGCCGCAACTTTCCAAGGATTGCGTCCCTTGAAAGGAGCGGCGACGATCGCTTCATAGGGATTTTTCCCAGTTTGCTTAACGGCTGCGATCGCGGCTGTATTGGAGAGTCCTCGTCCAGCCACAAGCCAAGCGGCTAGAACGTGCCCCGTGCGCCCAACTCCACCAGAGCAATGCACAACAACCTTCTCATTTTTCTGATTAGCAGTAGCTAAGAACGGCAAAATTTGATGAATCAGCAGGTCAGGATCGGCAAAGTTAAAATCCTCGATCGGTGCCCAGCACACTTGGTCGATCCCGAAAGTTTGTCGATAAACTTCAAGCAGATTGGAATAGCGAGCGAGCTGAGATTCGGGAAGCAAACAGCAGACCCGCTCGATCTCTTGGCTGTGCATAAACTCAATCCACTCGTTGACTTTCTCATTGCTGTATCCGGGGCGGGCAGAGCCAAACACGATGAGTTCATTCTCCGAAGCAGCGGAAAATTTGTACATGGTGAGTGCCTCAAATCGTTCGACGATTTAATTCTAACGCTCAAGGTTTCATTGTGACCCAGTTTGTTAAAGCGAAGTCCAATGGACTGTGGAGATTGAGTAAACTTGCAGTCACTACAAAATAAAGGTAAATTTTATGCACGTTATATCTGTCAACATTGCTAGTGAAGAAACGATAGAAATAAACAATTCAGAATTGGCGATCGTCTACAAATTAACACCGTTCTACTCGAAATAACGTTTGCCCGAATTCCTTGAAAGAGCAAGGGCAGCGTTTCAGTTTTGGTTGGAACACTCATAATTGCAAAGTGTCTACGCCACCCAAACAACGCTCATGCACACCGACCGACCAGAGTTTATCGGCTATGATGCAAAGGCTATCTGCGGCGGGTGATTGCGATCGTTAGCCTGTTGCGCTAGATTGTTGCGGTAGAGATGTGAATCATCAACATGAATGAGCACAGCGTATGGCGAATTTCCTTGGCTCACAAAATAGCTCCCGCTTTCACTGCTAATCCCAAAGTTGAAGCTTGTTTTGTGTTTGGCTCGGCAGTATTAGGGATTTCAGACCAATATTCAGACCTTGAATTGGCGTTTATCTGGTCAAAACTACCTTCTGCCGAAGAATTACAAGTCAAAGCGCAGAGTGTTGGTGTCACAGGGTGGGAAATTGAGCCGCGTGGGGAAACAACACAGGGGTGGTTGGAGCAGTTCTATCTGTCTGGTATGAAAGTCGAAGCAGGTCATTGGGCGCGAGATACAATCGACAACATCGTGATTGATGTTGTTGAGCGTTACGATGTGTCGCAAAACGGACTTGTGTTTGAGAAGCAAGCGATCGCATTTCATCTTCAACGCGCAGTGGTTCTTCAGGGTGAAGACATCATTAAACAATGGCAAACTCAGCTTTCTCCTTATCCTGAAGAACTTACAGTTGCAATGGTTCAAAAGCATCTGAAGTTCCGCCCATTTGATGGTCAACACATCTTGACCGATCGCCTTGAGATTCCGATGCTGTACGAAAACAAGTGCGCCATTGTGCGAAGGCTGCTCAACATACTGTTCGGGCTGAACCGCGTTTATCATCCCGGCTTCAAGTGGACACGCTACTGGGCTGAAGAAATGAGCATCAAACCGTCTGGTTTTTTCAATCGGCTAGAGCGTGTTTTTCAAGCTGATGCTGTAAGCGGAATTCATGAGCTACGCCAACTTGTTGAGGAAGTTTTCGATCTTGTGGAAAGGACATTACCCCAAGTCGATCTCAAGCAGCAGCGCGAGATATTCGATCGGACTTACCCCAGGTGGAAGTTGCCCGTTGATGATTGAACTTCAAGCTCTCAATAAACAGGCTAACAACGCACATGCACACCGTGTTGTAGTTGATTTTTTTATTGCCCCCCTTGACACTGACGCAGCGTGAGGCTCTTACGATGGATGCATTCACAGATTGAGATTGTCTCTACGCAAGGAGGAAAAGCAGATGCAGCCAGTCACGATCAAAGTCGGCGATCTCGCTAAACAAACTGGAGTCTCGGTGCGGACGTTGCACTACTACGATGAGATCGGCTTACTCTCGCCGTCTCACCGGACTGAAACGGGCTATCGCCTGTATGGCGAGGCTGACATTATCCGATTGCAGCAAATTGTTTCGTTGCGGCAAATCGGGTTCTCGTTGGACGAAATTCGCGAATGTCTTGGGAAATCTAATTTTTCGTTCGTGTATGTAATGCAACTTCACATCGAACGAGTACGAGAACAAATTGCACTTTTCCAAAAACTGCTCAACCGTTTGGAGAGCATTGCTCAAACTGTGAATTCGGTAGAACCTGTTTCTGTCGAAGTTTTGATTCAAACCATTGAGGCTATTTGTATGTTGGAAAAATATTACACACCCGAACAATTGGAAACCCTCAAGCAACGCCGAGAACTCCTGGGTGAAGAGCAGATGCGTCAGGTACAAGCCGATTGGCAAGAGTTGATCGAGCAGGTACAGGCTGAGATGGAGAAGGGCACCGATCCAGCGAGCGAACCTGTGAAAGCTTTGGCTCGACGCTCACTGGAATTGATTCAATTGTTTACTGGCGGCGATCCTGGCATCGAGCAGTCCTTAAACCGGATGTATCAGCAAGAGAAGCCGGAAATCGCCAGTCGAGGGGCGATCGATGCTGCAATGTCAGAATATATGGATCGAGCCAGGGCTGCCCTGGAGCAAGCCGAATAATGAAGGAAGAGAGGGCGATCCGAGGTGAGATCGAACCCTTGCCTCGATCTCACTCCGGATCGCCGCCCAACAACGCCCATGCAACCGACCGACGAAAAGGGATCGGTAGGATACAGCGGCGATCTGCGATGGGTGATGGGCAACGTTGGACTGCTGAGGTTATTGCCAGGAAAAGTAGTTGCTTTCTGTCACCGGAATCGATCGATAGAATAATTCAATAAATTTGAAAAAATATGTCAAAAGATAGATATATTTTGACGATCGATTCACCCATCGAGTTAGAGTTATTTCCAGATATCATCCCGATTTGGAGCAATATCTGGAAACTTTCTGAAGATCGTGCTAGTTTAGAAAAGTATCTGGAGAGTATCAATGAAATATTAGATTTTGAGCCAATATTTTTCCAGATCTCACCCAGGTTTTCAGGGAATAGACAGGAAGTTTCCCTCTAATAAATAGTTAGCCGCCCCAAGCAGATTAGAAGGAGTTTCTTATGCTGCGTTTCTCTACATTCGATCGACGCAACTACCGAACTGTGGCAGCGCATGAAGGCTACGCTCAATGGGCTGGGACATACGAGGACACTGTAAAGCAGGATATGGATCTGTGGTTGCTCGACCAGATCCAAAGCGTTAATTGGAGTGCAGTCGAGCGTTGCGCGGATCTCGGCTGCGGCACGGGACGCACTGCTGCATGGCTAGCGAGCAAGGGCGTACGGGAGATCGATGGTGTCGATGCCACCTCCGAGATGCTGGATCTGGCTCGCAAACGGGACGTTTTCGCGTCCCTCCGAGTGGCGGATGTTTGTACGACCGGACTGCCAACGGCTAGTTACGACTCGATCGTGACGTGCCTCGTTGACGAACATCTTGCTGAGCTTGCACCGTTGTACGCGGAAGCAGCGCGGCTGGCGCGACGTGGCGCGACGTATGTACTTGTTGGCTTTCATCCATTCTTCATTATGGCGGCAGGGATGCCTACGCACTTCCAAGGAGACAATGGAGAGCCAGTCGCAATCGAGACGCACATCCATCTGTTGTCTGACCATGTACAGGCGGCACTTGCGGCGGGCTGGCAACTGCTCGAATTACGCGAACAGGTCATCGACGATCGTTGGATCGAGACGAAGCCGAGTTGGTCAGTCTATCGGGATGTGCCAATCAGTTTCGTGTGGGTGTGGCGGCAGTGTGAGAATTGAGTCGATTCGGTTCAGCTAATATATCGTGTTGCAGCGGAACGTACCAGTCTTCTTCGTTAAGTTCGAGATGTTACAATAAGTTGGAAAATTCAGCACAGCCACCTTAAATAGCAGGATCTACAGATAGTTTTCCTTTTGTATAATGAATATGCTGAATTTTTCAGTCGATCCACCCAAATTTGGGTGGATAGGTGGAAAGTTTCCGCATAATAATAGTTGCCGCCGACAACGCTGTATAAAATTTGACAGTGTATGCTAAAATCTGGGAGCGTTGCGGGGCAACTTTCGCAGGAGCCGACAACACCTGTTGCTAGCCGCACGACGGCGCAAGACGGCGTTGCGGCTCAGCTCAAGTTAGGCTGCTTCGGTTACAGGTGTTGGCAGTAGTTTGAAATGGTTGGTGAGCAATTCAAAGCGATAGTATAAAGCAAATGCTACGGAGAAAGAGGCAAAAAAATGAGTCGAATTGCTGTGACGACATTAGGAACCTTGGGCGATCTTCACCCCATGATCGCGATCGCGCTAGAGCTACGGCAACGCGGTCATGATGTTGTATTTGTCACGCATGAAGTTTATCAATCAAAGCTGCAAGCCTTGGGGTTTGAGTTTCATTCCATGCGTCCGGATTTCACAGCGATGAACGACCCACAAGAAATGGCTCGAATGATGGATTTGAAAACTGGACAAGAATACATGGTACGTCAGTGGGTGAACCCGCATTTACGCGAAATGTATACAGATTTGCTTAACGTTGCCAAAGACGTAGACTTCATCTTTTCGGGCGAAGGAGTAATCGTAACTCCGCTTGTGGCAGAAAAACTCGGAATGCGATGGGCTTCTAGCGCAATGGTTCCCCTCTCATTTTTCTCAATCTATGATCCCCCGGTTTTAGCTCCGTTTCCGGCTTTAGCAAAGCTGTACAAACTGGGACCACTGGTAAATCGAGGCGTGCTCAATTTTGCCAAATATGTGAGTAACTCTTGGGCAGATCCCATTCGACAACTGCGACGAGAACTTGATTTATCACCGATCGACTACAATCTCTTTCTTGAGAATCGGTTTTCACCTTACCTAGTCGTTGCCTTATTTTCTTCAGTTTTAGGGCAACCTCAACCAGACTGGGCGGAAA
Encoded proteins:
- a CDS encoding class I SAM-dependent DNA methyltransferase — translated: MLRFSTFDRRNYRTVAAHEGYAQWAGTYEDTVKQDMDLWLLDQIQSVNWSAVERCADLGCGTGRTAAWLASKGVREIDGVDATSEMLDLARKRDVFASLRVADVCTTGLPTASYDSIVTCLVDEHLAELAPLYAEAARLARRGATYVLVGFHPFFIMAAGMPTHFQGDNGEPVAIETHIHLLSDHVQAALAAGWQLLELREQVIDDRWIETKPSWSVYRDVPISFVWVWRQCEN
- a CDS encoding glycosyltransferase; protein product: MSRIAVTTLGTLGDLHPMIAIALELRQRGHDVVFVTHEVYQSKLQALGFEFHSMRPDFTAMNDPQEMARMMDLKTGQEYMVRQWVNPHLREMYTDLLNVAKDVDFIFSGEGVIVTPLVAEKLGMRWASSAMVPLSFFSIYDPPVLAPFPALAKLYKLGPLVNRGVLNFAKYVSNSWADPIRQLRRELDLSPIDYNLFLENRFSPYLVVALFSSVLGQPQPDWAENTVIAGFTFYDGTQDGAELAPELKQFLEAGDPPIVFTLGSAAVMNAGNFYKESLQAVTQLNRRAVFLIGNNPPLKNLPANVLAVNYAPYSQIFPRACAIVHQGGIGTTAQALRAGRPTLIMPYSHDQPDNAARIQRLGTSRTISRKQYSASRVAKELSELLENPSYRTKASEIGRIMQAEDGVGVACDAIEQQLRAVVASS
- a CDS encoding VOC family protein, producing the protein MPFYNGIVTSKLLESKEFYTKNLGFSVKFENEWFVLLELDGRELAFMQPNLEFQNQIFRGEYGGKGLWLTVEVADVEAEYQRIQNLGIPIVVELRQEDWGETHFSIADPNGIGVDFVKYTAPESK
- a CDS encoding protein-tyrosine phosphatase family protein, with protein sequence MYKFSAASENELIVFGSARPGYSNEKVNEWIEFMHSQEIERVCCLLPESQLARYSNLLEVYRQTFGIDQVCWAPIEDFNFADPDLLIHQILPFLATANQKNEKVVVHCSGGVGRTGHVLAAWLVAGRGLSNTAAIAAVKQTGKNPYEAIVAAPFKGRNPWKVAAELDLLLDECNRLRGKLV
- a CDS encoding ExeA family protein, producing MLTEVAIHFGLDKEFRQAGYHETAAQKQLLQDLKIAAQSGSLVALTGIIGSGKTTTLRRLFTVLMKENKILVSKSISIEKNRSTMTTLISALFYDLSTDDKEVKIPASGEKRERDLRDLIKKRKKPVVLFVDEAHDLHYSTLKGLKRLIEMVEDGGGLLSVLLAGHPKLKNDLRRPTMEEIGSRSTILTLEGMVGSQREYITWLIDVCGSEETKLSDVLTVEAVDILSERLRTPLQIQQHLMLAMEAAYQAGEKPVTGAIVESVLSKQIDDLEPKLTRHGYDLRGLADQFHAKPAEIKLFFRGQLDPARTKELTDQMLMAGLPI
- a CDS encoding transposase; translated protein: MASLFVTLFVVCGKANFTNLSRYGEYSERTYRRHYQKSFDFIPFHAQTIAAAIEPSREQIAAIDCSFISKSGKQTWGVDNFYNGSISKSQKGLEISVISVVDVMAHQGYTLSVQQTAKTERQPIPSAQPTAKKKRKSKSKAKAKAKAKAKTEPVISERVKGYLEQLKTARAHFPTAVKYLTADSFYSKKSVVDGVVALDLHLVSKLRIDADLRYCYTGEQKPKGAPRKYDGKVDLSDLSRLELSGELADGTKMYSQVVWHVSLKRQIRIVYLVDQRNPDKQRVALLFSTDTTITPIRLYEYYKSRFQIEFIFRDAKQFTGLCDCQSRQQQSLDFHFNASLAALNIAKLEQQQTQSDTGEGSQRQSFSMATYKRLALNGHLLERFISMLGLDPTFIKSHPNYDLLLQYGSLAP
- a CDS encoding DUF4037 domain-containing protein encodes the protein MNEHSVWRISLAHKIAPAFTANPKVEACFVFGSAVLGISDQYSDLELAFIWSKLPSAEELQVKAQSVGVTGWEIEPRGETTQGWLEQFYLSGMKVEAGHWARDTIDNIVIDVVERYDVSQNGLVFEKQAIAFHLQRAVVLQGEDIIKQWQTQLSPYPEELTVAMVQKHLKFRPFDGQHILTDRLEIPMLYENKCAIVRRLLNILFGLNRVYHPGFKWTRYWAEEMSIKPSGFFNRLERVFQADAVSGIHELRQLVEEVFDLVERTLPQVDLKQQREIFDRTYPRWKLPVDD
- a CDS encoding IS481 family transposase — translated: MPASALVRLRQSLDLLPARCPERKLLVENTASLYGISTDTLYRSLREQTRPKSIHRNDRGLPRKLSQPEMESYCEIIAAFKIRTSNKKGRHISTTRAIEIIEEYGVDTPNGFIQPPPGLLTRTTVNRYLQAWGYDQERMTRQPPAVRFQADNSNDCWHFDLSPSDLKHIAQPAWVEPGRGNPLLMLYSVVDDRSGMCYQEYHCVYGESVEAALRFLFNAMTAKSDSSPFQGIPAAIYADNGPISKSNIFQNVLSCLDIKLMTHMPKGSDGRRVTARSKGKVERPFRTVKEAHETLYHFQQPQTEIEANQWLHRYLLNYNDQSHRSEPHSRLEDWLANIPKGGLRAMCSWERFCTFAREPQRRKVGGDARVSVEGVAYEVDPDLAGETVILWWGLFDNELYVERDEQRYGPFYPVDGPIPLHRYRKFKKTRTQERADRIATLAKQLDLPRAALAGNTDLRVVEERDSSPALPLNPFQDPDPYREFAYPTTLMAKLAIADYLGQPLAKLAVEHREFIAALVEETLTKKVILERVRAYFQLQIRGEANAD
- a CDS encoding MerR family transcriptional regulator, whose protein sequence is MQPVTIKVGDLAKQTGVSVRTLHYYDEIGLLSPSHRTETGYRLYGEADIIRLQQIVSLRQIGFSLDEIRECLGKSNFSFVYVMQLHIERVREQIALFQKLLNRLESIAQTVNSVEPVSVEVLIQTIEAICMLEKYYTPEQLETLKQRRELLGEEQMRQVQADWQELIEQVQAEMEKGTDPASEPVKALARRSLELIQLFTGGDPGIEQSLNRMYQQEKPEIASRGAIDAAMSEYMDRARAALEQAE
- a CDS encoding SDR family NAD(P)-dependent oxidoreductase, whose protein sequence is MSFKTILVAGASRGIGLAVAEHLASQCDRLLAVSRTESPIGEWVQADLSDLEGVETVAKAIGEDSLDALLYMGGTWETHAFTSQYRFEDCTDADIAQVIAVNLVAPIRLVKALLPALRRSDNPKIVFMGALSGRDNFPGREVANSASKFGLRGVVHSLREELRSQQIGVTVINPGNVGTPEVLADLAADNLSGGEALPLSDLLSIIDCILSLSRATCIKEIDVPAMLGEGA
- a CDS encoding TetR/AcrR family transcriptional regulator encodes the protein MSAKLTKAEQTQRTRRAILDRARHLFATKGYAAAGTEEMIGELGITRGALYHQFNDKLGVFKAVVAEAYSDMANYISTKVQPLDDPWEQLVIGCQAFLEIAQQEGLRRLVFIEAPAVLAADTLVEFDQYGFGLLYESIQRVVDEGKLNTIDPEGFAHLVNGSLNELAAWVAQSDDPERLKTAQRLVETLLTRHQNSILRTPFEKKNDR